The following proteins come from a genomic window of Gordonia westfalica:
- a CDS encoding TetR/AcrR family transcriptional regulator, translating to MSSPTRWAGVPLEDRRAERRAILIAAAFDIFGGTGPETELSVRSVCRHCGFNTRYFYESFADTDELLGAVYDATAAELGAVVEAAMTTAGRSVRARTRAGMLAVLGHASEDPRRGRILFTEALTNPVLAQRRAATQNMLFELSFAEADSRETDPLTGRVRAAIFTGAMAELAQQFLAGSLGDDLERVVDEALATLIPGRR from the coding sequence ATGTCCAGTCCGACCCGATGGGCCGGCGTCCCCCTGGAGGATCGCCGCGCTGAGCGACGAGCGATCCTGATCGCCGCGGCCTTCGACATCTTCGGAGGCACCGGACCGGAAACCGAGCTCTCGGTTCGCTCGGTCTGCCGACACTGCGGTTTCAACACCCGCTACTTCTACGAGAGCTTCGCCGACACCGACGAGCTCCTCGGCGCGGTGTACGACGCCACGGCCGCCGAACTCGGCGCGGTGGTCGAGGCCGCCATGACCACCGCCGGACGGTCGGTCCGAGCCCGGACCCGCGCCGGCATGCTCGCGGTCCTCGGTCACGCGTCGGAGGATCCCCGGCGCGGTCGCATCCTGTTCACCGAGGCACTCACGAACCCGGTGCTCGCGCAACGACGCGCCGCCACCCAGAACATGCTCTTCGAACTCTCCTTCGCCGAGGCCGACTCCCGGGAGACCGATCCACTCACCGGGCGGGTGCGCGCGGCCATCTTCACCGGCGCCATGGCCGAACTGGCACAACAGTTCCTCGCCGGCAGCCTCGGCGACGATCTCGAGCGGGTCGTCGACGAGGCTCTCGCGACGCTCATACCCGGTCGTCGCTGA